The Gordonia terrae genome contains the following window.
TGGTGCCGCCCAGACGGATCGCGAGATCCATGATCTGACCGAAAGCGACCTGCGCGCGTTCCGCCTCGTCGGGGTCGGCGGGGTCGAAGACGATCAACGGATGGGTGTTGCCGTCGCCGGCGTGGGCGATCACCGAGATCATGACCCGATTGCCGGCCGCGATCTCGGCGACCCCGTCGATGAGCTCGGGCAGGGACGGCAGCGGAACACCGACGTCCTCGAGCAACAACGATCCCAGCTTCTCCACGGCCGGGATCGCCGCGCGGCGGGCCGCGGTGAACGCCTCCCCCTCGGTGGGGTCGTCCGTCGCGAAGACCTCCCCCGCCCCGTTGCTCTCGAACGCCTTCTGGATGAACTCGACCTCGGCCGCACCGGCGGCCCCCGGAGCGTCGGACTGGGCGACGAGGAGCGCACCGGCCTCCCGGTCGAGGCCCATCCGCATCAGGTCCTCGACAGCGTTGATGGCCACCGAATCCATGAACTCGAGCATCGCCGGCCGGATCTCGGCGGTCACCGCCAGAACGGCCCGGCTGGCCTCGTGCACCGAGGAGAAGACTCCGACAACGGTGCTCGCCGGCCCCTGCGGCGGCAGAAGTCGCAGCGTCACCTCGGTGATGATCCCGAGGAGTCCCTCGCTCCCGACGAACAATTTGGTGAGCGGCAGCCCCGCGGAGTCCTTGAGCTGCTTGCCCCCGACCCGGACCGCGCGGCCGTCGGCGAGCACCACCTCCAGACCCAGGACGTAGTCCGTGGTGACGCCGTACTTGACGCAGCACAGTCCGCCGGCGTTGGTGGCAACGTTCCCGCCGATCGAGCAGATCTCGAACGACGACGGGTCCGGCGGATACCAGAGCCCGTGAGCCGAGGCCGCCGCCTTGACCTCCGCGTTGAACAGGCCGGGCTGCACGACGGCGGTCCGCGTCGCCGGATCGACCTCGATGTCGCGCATCTTCTCGGTGGAGAGCATGATCGCGCCGTCCACCGCCGTCGATCCCCCGGACAGGCTCGTACCGGCGCCCCGCGTGATGATCGGGACGCCGTTCGCCGCGCACCAGCGCACGGTGTTCTGCACCTGCTCGGTGGTCGTCGGCCGCACCAGCGCGAGCGGAGTGCCCGCCGTCGGGTCGGCGGCGCGGTCCTGCCGGTAGCCGGCGAGGATGTCGGCGTCGGTGACCACCATGCCGTCGGGGAGGGAAGCGGCCAGCGAACTCGGGTCGGCACTCATCCGTTCAGAGTATTCGCCACGCCGACGACCACGGTTTCAGTTTGATACATGGCCGGACGCGGCCCCTGCCGGGACAATGAGCGTCGTGAACGATTTCAATGCGACCGTCATCAACGAGTTCCGATCCAACAACGGACATGTCGAGACCGCCGGCTTCGGCAAGAATCTCGTGCTGCTGCACACGCTGGGCGCCAAGTCCGCCGAGCCGCGGATCAATCCCCTCTTCGCGCTTCCCGACGGCGGCAGCTGGCTGATCATCGGGTCCTTCGCAGGGTCACCGAAAGCCCCCGCCTGGGTGCACAATCTCCGTGCCCACCCCGATTCGGTCGCTGTGGAGGCACCGTCGGAGGACGGCGTCGAGCGCCTCGACACCGCGGTGAGCGAAGTCGAGGGCGACGACTGGGAACCGGCGTGGCAGAAGTTCATCGAGGCGTCCGAGCAGTTCCTGAAGTACACCGAGACCGCACAGGGTCGCCGATTCCCGATCTTCCGCCTGACCCCGACTCGCTGACACCGGCTCGCTGACACCGGACTTCCCGTCGCACGAGGATCGGCACAACTACCCTGTCAGGGGTGTTCGAGGTTGGTGAGAACGTCGCCGGCTTCACCATCGACGACTTGCTCGGTGGCGGGGCGAGCGCGGATGTGTTCCGGGTTCGGGATCTGCAGGATCGGTGCGATGGGCCGATTGCCCTGAAGGTCCTGCACCCGAACGCGTCCGATCACGCGCGAGTCCGTGAGCGCTTCGAACGCGAGTTCGGGATCGCATCACTGCTGGACCACCCGCACATCGTGCGTATGCTCGCGCACGGCGAGATCGCCTCACCGCGTGGGTCGCTCGGCCCACGACACCTGCCGTCGATGTGGCTGACCATGCAGTACATCGGCGGACCCGCCGCGACCGCACTCGTCCCGGAGCGTGGCGACGAACCGGACATGGGCACCATCCTGCGCGTGGCGACGCAGATCGCCGGGGCACTCGACTACGCGCACGCCCAGGACATCCTGCACCGCGACGTCAAGCCCGCCAACATCCTGCTCTCCCGCACCCCCGACCCGCGATCGGGAGACGGCGCACCCCGCAGTGCCGATCCCCCCGATGCCTACCTCTCGGACTTCGGGATCGCCCAATTCCTCGACGACACGCGGCCGCTCGCCCGCAACGGACGCGTCCAGGGTTCGATCGGCTACGCCTCACCGGAACTCCTCCAGGCCCAGAAGCTCACGCCGGCAACCGATTTCTACGCGTTCGCCTGCACCCTCGTCGAACTCATCACCGGCACACCGCCGTATCCGCGCAACACCGCCTTCGCGATCACGCATGCGCACCTGAACGACGACCCGCCGAAACTCACCCGGCGCCGCCCCTGGTTGCCGTCGGCGACGAACTCGATCTTCGCCAAGGCGCTGGCGAAGAATCCCGAGGACCGGTACCCCTCGTGCACGGCGCTGGTGGAGATCCTGACCCGGCTCATGCGCGACGTGCCCGTACCGGAGCCGGCGCGGCGCTCGACGTGGTGGACTCGGACCCGCTGAGCGCTCAGCGCGTCGGACCGTCGATGGAATACACGCGGAACGCTGTGTCGCGGAAAACTTTTCGCAGGGCCTCCGAGCCCCACTGGGAGACGCAATCGGCGAGCGCGCCCACGAGGACGTCGACCGCGGCGTTGGGCCGATCGATCGGGTAGTTGGACCCGAACATGATGCGGTCGGACCCGAAGTGGGTGATGACATGCTCGACGAAGGGACCGATCATCTCGGCGAGGGTGGCCTGGCCGCCGATGTTGCCCCAGCGTTCGTGACCGTAACCGAGGATCGGCATCGCCAGGCCGGACAGCTTGACCACCACGTTGCGATAGGTCGCAAGCGTCGTCATCCGCTCCCGCCACAACCGCCAGATGTCCGCGCGCGCAGCCGCTGTCGCACCGGTGCGCACCCCCACAGGACCGAAGACCCCGGCCGGTATGCCGAAGTGGTCGAGGATGATCGTCGTGTCCGGATACTCCCGGGCCAGCAGGATGACGTCGTAGAGCTGGTGTGAGTAGACCGACGCCTCGAAGACGAGATCGCGGCTCGCGAGTTCGGCGAACCCCTCCAGGAACGCCGTCGAGGACAGTAGGTTGTCGGTGTCCCCGCCGTCGCGCACGCGCGGATCGGGATGCCGCGATGCGACGATGCGGATGCCGCGGAACCGCGGGGACGCCGCGAACTGCTCGTCGAGCATGTCCGCGAACGTCCGGGTGCGCGGATCGCCGTGCGAGATGACGGCGCCGAGACGCGGCGTGCCGGCCTGACCGAACGGCAGACTCTCCAGATACCGCGTCTCCTCCACCGCGGTGCTGTCCACCGGGGGTTCGGTGGCGTCGGCGGCCTCGCGGCGCCAATGCGACTCGACGTGGACCACGGTGTCGATCGGCACCCCCACCACGGTCGGGACCAGCGCCGCGTCGGTGGCGTACTGCCGCGGCTCGTAGGCCCGGGCGACGGTGCGCGGGGTCAGGATGTACTCGCGGTCGGCGCGCGAGACCACCAGGGGGAACACCCGGTCACCCAGGGTGGGGAGGAATCCGTACAACCTCGACGCCCGCGTGGCCGCCCACGGGGTACGCCGCGGGTTCCAGTGCTGCACATGGGCATCAACGATGCCCGTGAGGACCCCTTCGAGGGACGTCATCCCCGTACCTTGCCACACCTCATCACTGCCCGACATGGGATGCCGGATCCTGAATTGTGCCGTGTCGAAGGACTAGTGTGGGTCTCTTGAACCGGGTGGGGACACGAGCCGCGACGGAGGTGTGATCTTTTCGATATGGCGACACATTCGCGCCATGCGCTGCATCAGCTGCGGACGGCTGTCAATCGGCACCCCGACCGGTTCGTCACCAACGTCTACACCCGGATGTTCGCGATCGACCCGGACCTGCGTGACCTGTTCGGTGTGTCGATGGCCGCCCAGCGGGTCGCCTTCCATCGCGTCATCGACCATGTCCTCGAAGCGATCCCGGCCGAGTCCGGCCATGCCGAACTCGTGGAGTTCCTCGCGCAACTCGGACGCGACCATCGCAAGTTCGGGGTGCAACCCGAGCATTACCACGTGATGTACGCGGCGCTGATGGGCGAGTTCGGCAGCCTCATGACCGGATACTGGGACGCCGAGACCGAGCAGACCATCTCGCAGGCGATGATGCTGGTGACCGGGGTGATGCGCGGCGCGGCCGAGAGTGCGACCCATCCCGCGCGCTGGACCGCCGAAGTCGTCGAGAAGTACCGGATCACCCGCGACCTGGCGGTCGTCCGGCTCCTCGCGCATTCGCCGCTGACCTTCAACGCGGGGCAATACCTCGAGGTGCACACCCCGCAGTGGCCGAAGCAGTGGCGCAATCTCTCGCCCGCCATCCCGCCCAACCCGGCGGGAGAGCTGGAGTTCCACGTCCGCGCGGTGCCCCGGGGAACGGTCAGCACCGCGATCGTGAGCGAGACCAGCATCGGCGACGTGTGGACGCTGGCCCAGGGCCACGGCACCTTGCATGTCGACCGCGACAGCAAAGTCCTGATGGTCGCCGGCGGCACCGGACTCGCGCCGCTGCGGGCACTGTTGATCGAGATGTCCTCGCGCGTGGATTCGCCGGAGACGCACATCTTCTACGGGATGCGCCACCCGGGCGAGCTGTACGACCTGACGGTGCTGCGACGCATCGCGTCGACCAATCCGTGGCTGCGCGTCACCGCCGTGTCCCAGGAGCGGACCGATCCGTGGTGGATCAACGCGGTGGCCACGCCCGCCGAACTCGGCGTCGACCACGAGATCGGCACACTGGCCGACGTGGTGGTCCGGGCAGGCAACTGGGAGAACCACCAGGTGCTGATCGCAGGGTCGCCACAGATGATCGAGAACACCCGGCGCACCCTCATCATCGCCGGTGTGCGGGCCAGCCGCATCCAGCACGACCCCGTGTTCTAGGACCGCTCAGGGGACCTCGAGGCTAGGCTCACCGGCGGCCGGGGACGTGACCGTCTCGGTTTCGGTCACGGTGTACGTCTCCGGAGCCGACTCGGTGACCGTCTCCGTCCGCGTGACGGGGCGGGGGGTGCGCGTGACGGTCGTCGTACGAACGCTGGTCTCGGTCTCGGTTTCGGTGACCGTCGCCTGCTCGGTCGAGGTGACCGCCGCGGGGGTCTCGGTCACCGTGACGGGGGCCGGTTCGGCGATGGTCGACTCGGCGGTGAGGATCAGCGTGATCCCGACGGCACCGAGGAAGACGGCGGCCCCGATCGCGGCACCGACGAACCACCATCGGCGACCGGTCGACGTCCGGGCGGCGACGGCAGTGGTTGCCGGCGCGACCACCGCGGCGTCGGCAGCGCCGAGTGCGGAGGCGAGCGACGGATTGTCCGCCACCGTCACCGGCCGCTGTGACGCGTACTCGAACGCCGGCGCGATCCCGGGGAGCTGAGCACCGGGGCCGACCACGATCACCGAGGTGATGTCGCGACCGCGAGGCAGCCTGGTGACCGCCGTCGCGAGCTGCGACGCCGCCTCCGGGTCGGTCATTGAGGCGACCTGGCCCGGCGTGAAATCTGCGGTGCCGAGGACGGCGCCGGACGCGGAGTCGACGGTGGCGAGGGTGGTGCCGGCCGCGGGCGCGGCGTTGCGATCAAGATCGACGACGGCCACCACCCCGCCGCGGGTCGAGTGGGTACACGCGATCTCGGCGAGAGCGGCGGCGTATCCGGTGACGACGACCTTGCCCGACCAAGACGGCCCGGTGCCCGCGCCCGGCGCGAAGACGCGAGCCAGATGATCGCGAACGTCGGCGCGGGACGCCGAGATGCCGATCCGGTCGACCTCGACGGGCACGGAGTCGACGAGTTCGACGATCGCGGCTTCGGCACCGGCGGCCGACGCATCGGGGAGGTCGACCAGGTTGCTCGCCAGGATGTGCCCGTCGGCATCGCGGACCACCGAGCTGATCTGATCGTCGACGACGGAGATGCCCAGGACCACGAACCCCGGCATCGGACCGTTCCCCGGTACCTCGGACATGGTTCACCTCCCGTCGCCGACCTGCTGTGGCGTTCTGACCCGCAAGCCTAGCGGCTGGGGGCCGGACGCCGTGCACCCGGCTGTGCGAGGTGTACCGCTCAGATCGGCTCGGCGGGATGCTGGGTGTAGGCCGCGTCGCGGACCGCCTCGTCGGTCTCCAGGCCCGCACCCAGCGCGCCGCCGACGGTCGCGAGTGAACAGGTCAGCCAGGCCACCTCCAGGTAGTCGGTGAAGCCGGCCGGGTGACCGAGCGTCGCACCGAAGACCTGCGGCACCACCAGGCAGAGTGCCCCGACCGCGGACAGCACGAACAACGCCGCGTAGAAGGCGGCGACGCCCAGCACCACCGTGATGACCGTGACGATGTTGAACAGCGCCACCTGTTCTCGCGTCTGACGCGAACTGCCGCGTTCCCAGAGGTCGGCACCGATGATGAGTGTCGCGGTGATCGCGACGATCGAGCCGAGTGCGACCCCGGTCAGCCGGATCGCACCGAAAGTGTCTGCGAGCAACCAGATGTCGGCGGTCACCAGCGCGAAGACCCCGGCCGCGATGGCCCCGGTGAGCGCTCGGCTGAGACCGAGCGCGAGACGCCACGGACGATTGGCCCGCACCATGCCGGTGAGCAGACGCAGGTTCCCGGTCAGCACACGTGCGGTGAAGGCGGTGCCCGCCTCGTCGACGTCGGTCCCGAGCTGCCGGACGCGATGGCGGAGCGCCGACCGCGCCGGCGACTTCTGGTGTTCGCGGAGGTCGTCGGCGTCGGCACCGAGGAGTTGCCCGACGAGTCCGATGATGGTCCCGCGTGCCCGTTGCCGTACTCCGGTCGCGCCGAGTGCCGGCACCGAGAGGACCGCGACGCCGTGCACCGCGTTGGCATGCGCCACGACCGGACGTTTGCCGACGTGCAGCGGCAGGTCGGTCAGACAGAGCACCAGATCCCATTCGTGTTCGAGCAGAAGGTCTCTGGTGGCGTCGACGATCTCGGCGTCACCGGCCGGTGGTTGGACGACGCCGGCCTCGAGGAGCTCGAGCTGCCAGCGGGCGCCGGGGAAGGTCGTCTGGATGTGGTCGGTCAGGTCGGCCTCGACCAGCTTGCGGGCGAGACCGATGGCCTGGCCCGGCGCGGCGACGACACCGAGGACGACGACGGGTTCATCCGGGGAATCCGGCCCGGGCGGCGGACCGGCGGAAGAGTCCATGGATGGTTCCGGATTCAGGCGAACCGGCCCGCGAGAGCGCGGAGGGTGCTCTCGATCCCCTTGCCGTTCTTCTTGTCGTAGCCGATGAGTTCGATGATCTTCGGCAGCCGGAGCGTCGAGTAGTCGAAGGTCTCGGTCACGGCGGTGGTGGTCGGCGAGGTCGACTCGAGCTCCCACCGCCAGCGGTGACCCATCGGATGCTGCCACTCGACGACCCGGCCGGGTTCGAAGTCGGTGACGGTGGAGGTGATCTTGTACGGCACGCCGTACTGCTTCATCCCGACGCTGAAACGCGCCCCGCGGGTCAGCGTCTCCGGCCCGCTCACGGGGGTGTCGCGCACCGTGCCCGAGCCGTCGAGCTCCGGATGCCTGTGCGGGTTCGACACGAGCGCGAACACATCGGCGGCCGGGGCGTTCACGACGACCCGACGCGAGACCTTGTGCGGCCCGGCGTCGACGGTGGTGACGGGTTCAGAAGCCATGCGGTCAACGTTACGCACCTCTGCGGGCCCGCGCCGAAACCACGGCCGGGCACCAGGACGCCGGGCCCGGTGGGCCGTCAGTCGGTGGTGCGCTTGCGCCGCGGCTGCCACACGACGAGAGCGTTGGTGCGCGGTACGGGCACGAGTTCGCCACCACGCCGGGCCCGCGACGCCTGCACCTCGTCGGTGAGTTCGCGGACGCGGTGCTGGAGCGCCTCGACCTGATTGCTGAGGTCGATGATGCGCTTGATACCGGCGAGGTTGACGCCTTCCTCCTGCGAGAGACGCTGGATCTCTCGCAGGAGTTCGACATCGCGGGACGAGTAGCGGCGTCCGCCGCCACTCGTCCGCTGGGGGGTGACCAGACCCAGTCGGTCATAGGTGCGCAGGGTCTGCGCGTGCATACCGGCGAGTTCGGCGGCCACCGAGATCAGAAAGGTCGCGCCGTCGGCGTCGAAGTTCTTCTGGCCGGCCATCGCTCATCGCCCCCAGTCCGCCCGCGGATCGAAACCACTCGCCCGCTCGGCCTGGTCGTAGGCGCGCATCGCCTCGACCGCGGCCTCGTCCAGCTTGTTCGGGACCGCGACCTTCACGGTGACGAGCAGATCGCCTGCCCCGCCGGAGCGCTTGGGCACTCCGCGACCGCGCACGCGCAGCGTGCGTCCGTCGGTGGTGTTCGGCGGGATCTTCACCCCGACCGATCCCTCCAGGGTCGGCACCGAGACGGTCGCTCCGAGAACGAGTTCGGAGATCCGTACCGGCAGTTGCACCCGAAGGTCGTTGCCGCTGCGGGTGAACTGCTTGTGCGGGGTCACGTGCACGACGACGTAGAGGTCGCCCGATGGGGCGCCACGCCGGCCGGCCTCGCCCTGTCCGGCGAGCCGGATGCGTTGTCCGTCCTCGACGCCGGCGGGGATCCGCACGTTGATGGTGCGCGCGCGGACCTTCACCCCGCTGCCGTCGCAGTCGGTGCATGGATCGTCGATCCGCGAACCGGTGCCCTGGCAGTCCTGGCACGGCTCACTGAAACCGAATGCGCCCTGATTGCGGCTCACGAATCCGGAGCCGTTGCAGTTCGCGCACACCCGCGGACTCGTCCCGGGCTTGGCGCCCGAACCGTGGCAGGTGGTGCAGGGCGACGGGCTGGTCACCCTGAGTGGGACGGTCGTGCCGAGCGCGGCATCGGAGAACGAGAGCGTCGTCTCGGTCTCGAGATCCTTGCCGCGACGCGGGCGGCTCGCCGTCGAAGTACGTTGCGTTCCGCCGCCGCGGTTGAACAGTCCGTCGAAGATGTCGCCGAAACCGCCTCCGCCGCCACCGGTCTGCGCCCCGCCGAACAGGTCGCCGAGGTCGAAGTCGTTTCCGCCGCCGGTGGTGTAGGTGTTTCCGCCGCCGGGGAAACCGCCCGGGAAGCCGTTGCCGCCGCCGCGGAATCGTCCGCCGGCGAACATGGCGCGCGTCTCGTCGTATTCCTTGCGCTTCTCGGCGTCGCCGAGCACGCTGTGGGCTTCGGACACCCGCTTGAAGCGCTCTTCGGCCGCGGTGTCACCCGGGTTGGCATCCGGGTGCAGCTCGCGCGCGAGCTTGCGATAGGCCTTCTTGATCTCTTCAGCCGAAGCGTCAGAAGCAACGCCCAGGTCCTTGTAGAAGTCGTGTTCTAACCACTCACGTTGTGGTGCCACCAGACGTCACCTCCTTTGAGTTCTGTTGTCTGGGTTGGTTTTTTCAGTTGGGGACACCCGCTCCCCGAGGTGCGAGCCGACCATCTGCTCCCTGAGGTGCGAGCGAAGCGAGCCACGAAGGGTTCGTCGCCCTTCGTGGCTCGTCGCTTGCGCTCCTCGCACCTCAGGGATCAGTGGTGAGTTCGCCCACTCAGGATCGAGCGACGGTCGCTCTATTGTGCACCGGGTGCGTCGCCCGCAGGGGCGGGATCGGTGACCGT
Protein-coding sequences here:
- a CDS encoding amidohydrolase family protein, which produces MTSLEGVLTGIVDAHVQHWNPRRTPWAATRASRLYGFLPTLGDRVFPLVVSRADREYILTPRTVARAYEPRQYATDAALVPTVVGVPIDTVVHVESHWRREAADATEPPVDSTAVEETRYLESLPFGQAGTPRLGAVISHGDPRTRTFADMLDEQFAASPRFRGIRIVASRHPDPRVRDGGDTDNLLSSTAFLEGFAELASRDLVFEASVYSHQLYDVILLAREYPDTTIILDHFGIPAGVFGPVGVRTGATAAARADIWRLWRERMTTLATYRNVVVKLSGLAMPILGYGHERWGNIGGQATLAEMIGPFVEHVITHFGSDRIMFGSNYPIDRPNAAVDVLVGALADCVSQWGSEALRKVFRDTAFRVYSIDGPTR
- a CDS encoding nitroreductase/quinone reductase family protein; this translates as MNDFNATVINEFRSNNGHVETAGFGKNLVLLHTLGAKSAEPRINPLFALPDGGSWLIIGSFAGSPKAPAWVHNLRAHPDSVAVEAPSEDGVERLDTAVSEVEGDDWEPAWQKFIEASEQFLKYTETAQGRRFPIFRLTPTR
- the dnaJ gene encoding molecular chaperone DnaJ, translated to MAPQREWLEHDFYKDLGVASDASAEEIKKAYRKLARELHPDANPGDTAAEERFKRVSEAHSVLGDAEKRKEYDETRAMFAGGRFRGGGNGFPGGFPGGGNTYTTGGGNDFDLGDLFGGAQTGGGGGGFGDIFDGLFNRGGGTQRTSTASRPRRGKDLETETTLSFSDAALGTTVPLRVTSPSPCTTCHGSGAKPGTSPRVCANCNGSGFVSRNQGAFGFSEPCQDCQGTGSRIDDPCTDCDGSGVKVRARTINVRIPAGVEDGQRIRLAGQGEAGRRGAPSGDLYVVVHVTPHKQFTRSGNDLRVQLPVRISELVLGATVSVPTLEGSVGVKIPPNTTDGRTLRVRGRGVPKRSGGAGDLLVTVKVAVPNKLDEAAVEAMRAYDQAERASGFDPRADWGR
- a CDS encoding heat shock protein transcriptional repressor HspR, coding for MAGQKNFDADGATFLISVAAELAGMHAQTLRTYDRLGLVTPQRTSGGGRRYSSRDVELLREIQRLSQEEGVNLAGIKRIIDLSNQVEALQHRVRELTDEVQASRARRGGELVPVPRTNALVVWQPRRKRTTD
- a CDS encoding FAD-binding oxidoreductase, which codes for MSADPSSLAASLPDGMVVTDADILAGYRQDRAADPTAGTPLALVRPTTTEQVQNTVRWCAANGVPIITRGAGTSLSGGSTAVDGAIMLSTEKMRDIEVDPATRTAVVQPGLFNAEVKAAASAHGLWYPPDPSSFEICSIGGNVATNAGGLCCVKYGVTTDYVLGLEVVLADGRAVRVGGKQLKDSAGLPLTKLFVGSEGLLGIITEVTLRLLPPQGPASTVVGVFSSVHEASRAVLAVTAEIRPAMLEFMDSVAINAVEDLMRMGLDREAGALLVAQSDAPGAAGAAEVEFIQKAFESNGAGEVFATDDPTEGEAFTAARRAAIPAVEKLGSLLLEDVGVPLPSLPELIDGVAEIAAGNRVMISVIAHAGDGNTHPLIVFDPADPDEAERAQVAFGQIMDLAIRLGGTITGEHGVGRLKKGWLPDQVGADVMELTARIKRALDPDGLLNPGVLL
- a CDS encoding SRPBCC family protein, which codes for MASEPVTTVDAGPHKVSRRVVVNAPAADVFALVSNPHRHPELDGSGTVRDTPVSGPETLTRGARFSVGMKQYGVPYKITSTVTDFEPGRVVEWQHPMGHRWRWELESTSPTTTAVTETFDYSTLRLPKIIELIGYDKKNGKGIESTLRALAGRFA
- a CDS encoding serine/threonine-protein kinase, yielding MFEVGENVAGFTIDDLLGGGASADVFRVRDLQDRCDGPIALKVLHPNASDHARVRERFEREFGIASLLDHPHIVRMLAHGEIASPRGSLGPRHLPSMWLTMQYIGGPAATALVPERGDEPDMGTILRVATQIAGALDYAHAQDILHRDVKPANILLSRTPDPRSGDGAPRSADPPDAYLSDFGIAQFLDDTRPLARNGRVQGSIGYASPELLQAQKLTPATDFYAFACTLVELITGTPPYPRNTAFAITHAHLNDDPPKLTRRRPWLPSATNSIFAKALAKNPEDRYPSCTALVEILTRLMRDVPVPEPARRSTWWTRTR